The window CTGATGCACAGAAAGAGGTAGATAAAATTAAACTTCCTGAAGGCTATAAAGTAGGTTGGACTGGTCAGTTTGAAAACCAACAGAGAGCAACTGCAAGATTAACGGAAATTGTACCCATAAGTATTTTAGGGATATTTTTCCTTCTTTTTATCCTTTTTGGAAACATGAAAGATTCATTTTTGGTTTTGGCAAATGTACCTTTTGCATTGATTGGAGGAATTATCGCATTGCATCTAACGGGAATGAATTTCGGAATTTCTGCCGGAGTCGGGATGATTGCGTTATTAGGAATCTGTATTCAAAACGGAGTAATTCTAATCACAGAGTTTCATCAAAATATAAAAGATGGGTTAAAGTTGGATGAAGCTGTATTTGATGGTGTAAAATCCAGAACAAGACCCGTAATTATGACTGCTTTAATGGCATCTATCGGATTATTACCTGCCGCGTTATCAACAGGAATCGGTTCTGAATCTCAAAAGCCTTTGGCAATCGTTATTATTGGAGGTTTAATTACCGCAACCATTCTTACGTTATTAATCTTCCCAATTATATTCTGGATTTTTAACAGAACTAAAAAGACAGAAGAAATTATTTAGAATTATCTTTTCATTATATAGTTTGAAGGGCAGAAAAATTAATTTTTCTGCCCTTCTTTAATACTAAAAATATGTAAAAATTTGTGTCATTAAAATCCTAAACCAATTGTAAAACCTCTTACAGGATTAGGATAATTAGCTAAAGAGGTGACAGAACCATTGGTTGTATTTACAGTATAAAGTTTAGTGTCTGCTCCTACCGAAGCAATTAAGTAAGCCTTTTGGCTGGTACTTCCGATATCAAAACTACTGGCTCCTGTGATATTGATGCCCAATGAGCCTTGCTCAACCAATGTTCCGTTGTTAGGAGGATTTTGAAGGTAGAGTTTGTCGGTAGAATAATCAATTACAAATAGAGAAGTGCTCGTTGCACCTGCAAAGTTGTTGGTGTAAGCTGCGGCACCTAAAGTTGGCGTTCCCGGATTAATAATGCCATCAGTTGCAGTAATTCCTCCGGTAACAGGATCTAATCTTAAATTTTGTCCGGTATTGCTTACCACTCTTATTTTATCAACAGTCGGGTTAAAATCAAAACCGAATTCTGTCCCTGCTAGTAGAGTAGGGAACTGTGAGCCTACTGCGGTTGCTGCTCCGTTTCCTAGATTGATGGTATAAATTCTGCTTGAGCTTCCTAATGCGTACAATTGTCCGTTTAAGGGTCTGAAATCAATACCCAAAATATTTTCTCCAGTTTGAAGCCCGGTGATTGCTTTCGTTACAAGTTGCGGATTATTAGGATTAAATATTTGCAATGAATTAGTATTGTCAACGGCATAAGCAACAGGATTTGTAGGAATTGCCAAATCGATTACTTTTTGTGAAAGGTTTCCAATGTTTGTCGCTTTTCCGTTCGTTAAATTCACAGTATATAAATTGTTTTGAGTACCAGATGTAGCTGCCATTACCGCTAAAGTATTATCAGGATTGATATCAAATGCAGCTTGCCCTGTAAAAGTGATACCTAAGCTTCCTACTTCTACTAAAGTACCATTGTTGGGCGGATCTTGTTTAAAAAGTTTTCCTGAAGTAGCATCAAGGTCATATAAAATGGTAGATGTTGCTCCCGAAACACTGTTGGTGTAGGCAATTCCCATAATTGAAGAAGTGGTTGCAATATTCGTGTCAGTAGCTGCAATAGCACCAGTTTCAGGATGTAAACGTAGATTTTGTCCGGTGTTGGTTACTAATCTGATTCTGTCTACAGTAGGATTAAAATCAATCGAAGCAACGGTTCCGGAAATTAAAGGTGAAAAAGATGTTGTACTTACTATTCTGGTAGAAGCTGTAGAAGTATTAATAATATAAAACTTGCTTGCATTAGATACTGCATAAAGTTCGCCGGTTGCCGGTCTGAAATCAATACTTAGTAGTTTTTCTCCGGATGGAATTCCCATAATGGACTTTATAGAAGCAAATGTTGAAGAATTGTTGGTGTTAAAAGTTACCAGCTGATTATTTTCTGTTAAAGCGTATACCATCAAATTGGGAGCCGGGGTTGGTTCTTCGGGCATTGTGTTAACATCTTCATTATCACATGATAATAACGAGACAACGGCAAATGTAGCCATACAAAAGTTAAATAGTTTTTTCATAATAATTTATTTTAAAGGATCTCTGATGTGATATACGAAAGAAAATTATCTGCGGATTTTTACAAACACTTTTTTTTAATCCATTTTTTTGTTTAAATTTGCAACTCTGTTTACAGAAATAGATGAGGTTTGCTAGTTTGTGGGTTTAATTGTGAAATTTTTTTGGATAAAAAGATTTTGGTATATAAAAATTCATTATATTTGCACACCGAAAATTTGAATAACAATAAAACAAATAATTTAAATCATGGCAAAGGAAACGTTTAATCGTAACAAACCACACTTGAACATTGGTACTATTGGTCACGTTGACCATGGTAAAACTACACTTACTGCAGCTATTTCTGCTGTACTAGCGAGCAAAGGTCTTGCTGAGAAGAAAGATTTCTCTGCTATTGACTCTGCTCCTGAAGAGAAAGAAAGAGGTATTACTATTAATACTGCTCACATTGAATACGAAACTGAAAAAAGACACTATGCTCACGTTGACTGTCCAGGTCACGCGGATTACGTAAAGAACATGGTAACGGGTGCTGCTCAGATGGATGGTGCTATCGTTGTATGTGCTGCTACAGACGGACCAATGCCTCAAACTAGAGAGCATATCCTTTTATGTCGTCAGGTAAACGTACCTAGAATCGTTGTTTTCAT is drawn from Chryseobacterium muglaense and contains these coding sequences:
- a CDS encoding DUF4394 domain-containing protein, with protein sequence MKKLFNFCMATFAVVSLLSCDNEDVNTMPEEPTPAPNLMVYALTENNQLVTFNTNNSSTFASIKSIMGIPSGEKLLSIDFRPATGELYAVSNASKFYIINTSTASTRIVSTTSFSPLISGTVASIDFNPTVDRIRLVTNTGQNLRLHPETGAIAATDTNIATTSSIMGIAYTNSVSGATSTILYDLDATSGKLFKQDPPNNGTLVEVGSLGITFTGQAAFDINPDNTLAVMAATSGTQNNLYTVNLTNGKATNIGNLSQKVIDLAIPTNPVAYAVDNTNSLQIFNPNNPQLVTKAITGLQTGENILGIDFRPLNGQLYALGSSSRIYTINLGNGAATAVGSQFPTLLAGTEFGFDFNPTVDKIRVVSNTGQNLRLDPVTGGITATDGIINPGTPTLGAAAYTNNFAGATSTSLFVIDYSTDKLYLQNPPNNGTLVEQGSLGINITGASSFDIGSTSQKAYLIASVGADTKLYTVNTTNGSVTSLANYPNPVRGFTIGLGF